One window from the genome of Aeromonas sp. FDAARGOS 1405 encodes:
- a CDS encoding EAL domain-containing protein — protein MFLFRIDLSRTGLRFGGALLVFTLPLLVGAWLIHSNYVQELKAESSASAHKARTLMESMLDHAEQANRSVLPLVNAPCRDNLLVLRKKVAIEPFLRSVNLVRNGIINCTSLFGEANDADDGSIYTGRKLLLMSGNRVRQNHPLLVVRTEQGKDAALSAIDSTQLSFMLSMSGKSSALYLQVGSAWLNESGRYLSEAPTLHRGISQALTSSHYPFTIHAGYAMPVYWKSLWAARHVALSWLAVSSLLLAWLVWWVLGRPGSPTDELRRALRAREFVPYLQPLIASHDGKMMGAEVLMRWEHVNEGVIRPDLFIPQAEESGLIVPMTTHIMKQVATRLNRSQEQLPDGFHISFNISAAHCHDFALLAECRAFLGHFLPGKVVLVLELTERELLMSDPQTLSLFRQLDEMGVKLAIDDFGTGHSSLAYLQQFHVDYLKIDKSFIARIGTESLSEHIVDNVIDLATRLGLALVAEGVESERQADYLRAKGVDYLQGYLFARPMPLRQFCEELLPEEAQTRQPDGVRGIPNAT, from the coding sequence ATGTTTCTGTTCAGGATCGATCTCTCCCGAACCGGGTTACGCTTCGGCGGTGCCTTGCTGGTCTTTACCCTGCCGCTGCTGGTGGGAGCTTGGCTCATCCACAGCAATTATGTGCAGGAGCTGAAAGCGGAATCCAGCGCCTCGGCCCACAAGGCCAGAACCCTGATGGAGTCGATGCTGGATCATGCGGAGCAGGCCAACCGCTCCGTGCTGCCTCTGGTGAATGCTCCCTGTCGCGACAACCTGCTGGTGCTGCGCAAGAAGGTCGCCATCGAGCCCTTCCTGCGTTCGGTCAATCTGGTACGAAACGGCATCATCAATTGCACCTCGCTGTTTGGTGAGGCCAATGATGCCGATGACGGCTCCATCTACACCGGCCGCAAGCTGTTGTTGATGAGTGGCAACCGAGTGCGGCAAAATCACCCGCTGCTGGTGGTGCGCACCGAACAGGGCAAGGATGCCGCCTTGAGCGCCATCGACAGTACCCAGCTCAGCTTCATGCTCTCCATGAGCGGAAAATCCAGTGCACTCTATCTGCAGGTGGGATCGGCTTGGCTCAATGAGTCTGGCCGCTATCTGAGCGAGGCGCCCACCCTCCATCGCGGGATCAGCCAGGCCCTCACCTCATCCCATTATCCTTTCACCATCCATGCCGGTTATGCCATGCCGGTCTACTGGAAGTCGCTGTGGGCCGCGCGGCACGTGGCGCTGTCGTGGCTGGCGGTTTCCTCGCTTTTGCTGGCCTGGCTGGTGTGGTGGGTGCTGGGGCGTCCCGGCTCGCCAACAGATGAGTTGCGACGTGCCCTGCGGGCCAGGGAGTTTGTTCCCTACCTGCAGCCGCTGATTGCCAGCCACGACGGCAAGATGATGGGCGCCGAGGTGCTGATGCGCTGGGAGCATGTCAATGAAGGGGTGATCCGGCCCGATCTCTTTATCCCGCAAGCGGAGGAGTCGGGACTGATCGTCCCCATGACCACCCATATCATGAAGCAGGTGGCGACACGGTTGAACCGCTCTCAGGAGCAGTTGCCCGATGGGTTTCATATCAGCTTCAACATCAGCGCGGCTCATTGCCACGATTTTGCCCTGCTGGCCGAGTGCCGCGCCTTTCTCGGCCACTTCCTCCCCGGCAAGGTGGTACTGGTGCTGGAGCTGACCGAGCGGGAGCTGTTGATGTCAGATCCCCAGACCCTCTCCCTGTTCCGCCAGCTGGACGAGATGGGGGTCAAACTCGCCATCGACGACTTTGGTACCGGCCACTCCAGCCTGGCTTACCTGCAGCAGTTTCATGTGGATTACCTCAAGATCGACAAATCCTTTATCGCCCGCATCGGTACCGAGTCGCTCTCGGAACATATCGTGGACAACGTGATCGATCTGGCGACCCGGCTCGGTCTGGCGCTGGTGGCGGAAGGGGTGGAGAGTGAGCGTCAGGCTGATTATCTCAGGGCCAAAGGGGTCGACTATCTGCAGGGGTATCTGTTTGCCCGCCCCATGCCGCTGCGCCAGTTCTGCGAGGAGCTGCTGCCGGAAGAGGCACAAACCCGCCAGCCAGATGGGGTGCGAGGCATCCCGAACGCCACCTGA
- a CDS encoding D-arabinono-1,4-lactone oxidase: protein MTVQFQAFHSIKAIGNREVLFNWSRTNPLGALDQVWRPKTRDELQMLLRKHPERKLRLIGSGLSFEPIHSVYAEGSQALLVDLHHLRGQLTQTADTVTYQAGTPLDTVYAELIAMERMLPASPGVIGIQTLGGALSTGTHGQGLHQSALCDAVEAMTVMLANGDIIRVDRTDPRFGAFVMGMGMLGILLDVTLRTVPNRIMRCTKFTTDYPFLLEHNERLNREHGFVKSWWFAWTGESHIWLVDPASDEEVARYRAAGSEPLLLDGDIDARMNATIDATLQKMAKDTKDEALAGEHFETVRRFKDASDLVGNVYQILCKGIPAPQINCEVAVPLHRMNEALETLQAWQQANPGVLHYPFILRCTGPSEAWLSAAYGQPVCWIGFLVYLAADGTFVNGSMEQMRELQQLLVPLGGIPHFGKHLAMDLYDFPALLPRWNDFVALKAELDPHGRFENRWLSDLFANR, encoded by the coding sequence ATGACGGTTCAGTTCCAGGCATTTCACAGCATCAAGGCGATCGGTAATCGGGAGGTGCTGTTCAACTGGTCGAGAACCAATCCCCTCGGAGCGCTGGATCAGGTGTGGCGCCCGAAAACCCGCGACGAGTTGCAAATGCTGCTGCGGAAACACCCCGAGCGCAAGCTGCGCCTTATCGGCTCCGGCCTCTCCTTCGAACCCATCCACAGCGTCTATGCCGAGGGCAGTCAGGCGCTGCTGGTGGACTTGCACCACCTGCGCGGTCAGTTGACGCAAACCGCCGACACCGTCACCTATCAGGCGGGGACGCCCCTCGATACCGTTTATGCCGAGTTGATCGCCATGGAGCGGATGCTGCCCGCATCCCCCGGCGTTATCGGCATCCAAACCCTGGGCGGCGCCCTCAGCACCGGCACCCACGGTCAGGGGCTGCACCAGTCAGCCCTGTGCGATGCGGTGGAGGCGATGACGGTGATGCTGGCCAATGGCGACATCATCCGGGTGGATCGCACCGACCCGCGCTTCGGCGCCTTCGTGATGGGGATGGGGATGCTCGGCATCCTGCTAGACGTCACCCTGCGTACCGTGCCCAACCGCATCATGCGTTGCACCAAGTTCACCACCGATTACCCCTTCCTCCTAGAGCACAACGAGCGGCTCAACCGCGAGCACGGCTTCGTGAAGAGCTGGTGGTTTGCATGGACCGGCGAGAGCCACATCTGGCTGGTGGATCCCGCCTCCGATGAGGAGGTTGCCCGCTACCGGGCCGCGGGTAGCGAGCCGCTGCTGCTGGATGGCGATATCGACGCCCGCATGAACGCCACCATAGATGCCACTTTGCAGAAGATGGCGAAAGATACCAAGGATGAGGCACTGGCCGGTGAGCACTTCGAGACGGTGCGCCGCTTCAAGGATGCCTCCGATCTGGTGGGCAACGTCTACCAGATCCTCTGCAAGGGGATCCCGGCGCCCCAAATCAACTGCGAGGTGGCGGTGCCGCTGCATCGCATGAACGAGGCGCTGGAGACTCTGCAAGCGTGGCAGCAGGCCAATCCGGGCGTGTTGCACTACCCCTTTATCCTGCGCTGCACCGGCCCTTCCGAGGCCTGGCTCAGTGCCGCTTATGGCCAGCCGGTCTGCTGGATCGGTTTTCTGGTCTATCTGGCTGCAGACGGCACCTTCGTCAACGGCTCAATGGAGCAGATGCGCGAGCTACAGCAGCTGCTGGTGCCCCTTGGCGGTATCCCCCATTTCGGCAAGCATCTGGCGATGGATCTCTACGACTTCCCGGCCCTGCTGCCACGCTGGAACGACTTTGTGGCGTTGAAAGCCGAGCTCGACCCCCACGGTCGTTTTGAAAACCGCTGGCTCAGCGACCTGTTTGCCAACCGGTAA
- a CDS encoding GTP-binding protein, whose translation MTDMQDSRIPVTLLTGFLGSGKTTLLNHWVKQPELGECAVLINEFGSVGLDHHLVQQVDEQVMLLDSGCICCSVQGSLVEALQGLFMKAIQRKIKPFKRLIIETTGLADPAPVLFTLREEGFIAQRYRFDGTVTVVDAGHIEQQLAAQYEAVKQVALADLLVVSKGDLVDGEQLARVEAQLAALNPAAPIQQVTNGELSPAVLEKLGAYNEAAGRDVRQLLAWLRTESPKQGLASPMQPKMQPFAAKVGTAAPTHFEHGNIESFSLRIGEPLKPSRLLAAIDAVQAQYGDALLRLKGILQLEGESQPVVIHGVHGQLYPLQALGEWPEGKAQSRLVFIVKTQDKAGIERLFLDTLKAPEPSLEERLKAMLGQPDA comes from the coding sequence ATGACCGATATGCAAGACTCCAGGATCCCGGTGACCCTGCTGACCGGCTTTCTCGGCAGCGGCAAGACCACCTTGCTCAACCACTGGGTCAAGCAGCCCGAGCTTGGCGAGTGCGCCGTGCTCATCAACGAGTTTGGCTCGGTGGGGCTGGATCACCATCTGGTGCAACAGGTGGACGAGCAGGTGATGCTGCTCGACTCCGGCTGCATCTGCTGCTCGGTGCAGGGCTCCCTGGTGGAGGCGTTGCAGGGGCTCTTTATGAAGGCCATCCAGCGCAAGATCAAACCGTTCAAGCGGCTGATTATCGAGACCACCGGTCTGGCCGATCCGGCCCCCGTGCTCTTTACCCTGCGCGAAGAGGGCTTTATCGCCCAGCGTTACCGCTTCGATGGCACCGTCACCGTGGTGGATGCCGGTCATATCGAGCAGCAGCTGGCAGCCCAGTATGAGGCGGTAAAGCAGGTGGCGCTGGCGGATCTGCTGGTGGTGAGCAAGGGCGATCTGGTAGACGGCGAACAGCTGGCGCGGGTCGAAGCCCAGCTGGCGGCCCTCAATCCGGCGGCCCCCATCCAGCAGGTGACCAATGGCGAACTGTCGCCAGCGGTACTGGAGAAGCTCGGCGCCTACAACGAAGCGGCCGGGCGCGATGTGCGCCAACTGCTGGCCTGGCTGCGCACCGAATCCCCCAAGCAGGGGCTGGCATCCCCCATGCAACCGAAGATGCAACCGTTCGCCGCCAAGGTGGGCACAGCTGCGCCCACCCACTTCGAGCACGGCAACATCGAGAGTTTCTCTTTGCGCATCGGTGAGCCGCTCAAGCCCTCTCGCCTGCTGGCCGCCATCGATGCGGTGCAGGCCCAATACGGCGATGCCCTGTTGCGCCTCAAGGGGATCTTGCAGCTCGAAGGGGAGAGCCAGCCGGTGGTGATCCACGGCGTCCACGGTCAGCTCTATCCATTGCAGGCATTGGGTGAGTGGCCGGAGGGCAAGGCCCAGTCCCGACTGGTGTTTATCGTGAAAACTCAGGACAAGGCGGGGATAGAGCGGTTGTTCCTTGATACGCTCAAGGCTCCCGAGCCCAGCCTTGAAGAGCGGCTCAAGGCCATGCTTGGCCAGCCGGATGCCTGA
- the mdtD gene encoding multidrug transporter subunit MdtD, whose protein sequence is MAEVSLGVSPAQRKWLPMLAAVGFFMQSLDGTILNTALPSMAETLGESPLQMQSVVIAYMLTVALLIPASGWLADRFGTRRIYLAAISLFTLGSLACAASGSLSMLVAARVLQGIGGALLMPVGRLAVLRVYDKRELLRVMSFVTIPGLLGPLMGPALGGWLVEVASWHWVFLINLPVGVIGFMASWYFMPDLRQATARFDWQGFVLFSLGMVLVSVGLQGLGEHSISTGWALFALIFGLAAMASYWLYAANAEQPLFSLNLFKTATFAIGVWGNLFARLGSGAMPFLTPLFLQLGLGFSPSKAGMTMIPTVLGAMLTKTLVNKLIPRVGYRRILIGNTLLLGAMIASFYFIDNQLPYGVLLGWLAIFGAINSLQFSAMNTLTLQDLSPTLASSGNGLLSVVMQLSMSLGVAIAASLLGLFSAGTSAANGQWLAGFHLTYLCVGLLSMLAALIFAQLARDGVTPSSRADS, encoded by the coding sequence ATGGCGGAAGTTTCACTCGGGGTAAGCCCTGCCCAGCGCAAGTGGCTGCCCATGCTGGCGGCAGTCGGCTTTTTCATGCAGTCGCTGGATGGCACCATTCTCAATACCGCCCTGCCCAGCATGGCCGAGACGTTGGGGGAGAGCCCGCTGCAGATGCAGTCGGTGGTGATCGCCTACATGCTGACGGTGGCGCTGCTGATCCCTGCCTCCGGCTGGCTGGCGGACAGGTTCGGTACCCGTCGCATCTATCTGGCAGCGATCTCGCTGTTCACCCTCGGTTCGCTGGCTTGTGCCGCCTCCGGCTCGCTCTCCATGCTGGTGGCGGCCCGGGTGCTGCAGGGGATTGGCGGCGCCCTGCTGATGCCGGTCGGGCGATTGGCTGTGCTGCGGGTCTACGACAAGCGGGAGCTGCTGCGGGTGATGTCGTTCGTCACCATTCCGGGGCTGCTTGGCCCGCTGATGGGGCCAGCGCTCGGTGGCTGGCTGGTCGAGGTAGCGAGCTGGCACTGGGTCTTTCTCATCAACCTGCCGGTGGGGGTGATCGGCTTTATGGCGAGCTGGTACTTTATGCCCGATCTGCGTCAGGCGACCGCCCGTTTTGATTGGCAGGGCTTCGTGCTGTTCAGCCTCGGCATGGTGCTGGTGTCGGTCGGTTTGCAGGGATTGGGGGAGCACAGCATCTCCACCGGCTGGGCGCTGTTTGCGCTGATTTTCGGGTTGGCGGCGATGGCGAGCTACTGGCTCTACGCTGCCAATGCGGAGCAGCCGCTCTTCAGTCTGAACCTGTTCAAGACCGCCACCTTCGCCATCGGGGTCTGGGGCAACCTGTTTGCCCGCCTCGGCAGCGGTGCCATGCCGTTCCTCACCCCGCTCTTTCTGCAATTGGGGCTTGGCTTCTCCCCGAGCAAGGCGGGGATGACCATGATCCCGACGGTGCTGGGCGCCATGCTGACCAAGACGCTGGTGAACAAGCTCATCCCCAGGGTGGGCTATCGCCGGATCCTGATTGGCAACACTCTGTTGCTCGGCGCCATGATCGCCAGCTTCTACTTTATCGACAACCAGCTTCCCTATGGCGTGCTGCTGGGCTGGCTGGCGATCTTCGGCGCCATCAACTCGCTGCAGTTCTCCGCCATGAACACTCTCACGCTGCAAGATCTCAGCCCGACCCTGGCCAGTAGCGGCAACGGCCTGCTCTCGGTGGTGATGCAGCTCTCCATGAGTTTGGGGGTGGCGATTGCGGCCAGCCTGCTGGGGCTCTTCTCGGCGGGCACTTCAGCTGCCAATGGCCAGTGGCTGGCAGGGTTCCATCTCACCTACCTCTGTGTCGGTTTGCTCTCCATGCTGGCGGCGCTGATCTTTGCCCAGCTGGCGCGCGATGGTGTTACGCCGTCGTCACGGGCAGATAGCTGA
- a CDS encoding YbaK/EbsC family protein → MPLDTIHDFNCQLLTALPHQRFEHEPILDYATDEKVKARFGWQAEFSKTLFIKFKDGRFALLLTHRNGRLDNKAVKAALGAKPSICSAEEMQAEIGCLPGAVCPFLPRADIPLLVDPQLLSHSAFTWTPGHPEQTFLLETAHLAEVLAQLPCEVSYLPVTTA, encoded by the coding sequence ATGCCACTCGATACCATTCACGACTTCAACTGCCAGCTGCTCACCGCCCTGCCCCACCAGCGCTTCGAACACGAACCGATCCTCGACTACGCCACCGATGAGAAGGTCAAAGCCCGCTTCGGCTGGCAGGCGGAGTTCAGCAAGACCCTCTTTATCAAGTTCAAGGATGGCCGCTTCGCCCTGCTGCTGACCCACAGGAATGGCCGGCTCGACAACAAGGCGGTCAAGGCCGCGCTCGGTGCCAAGCCCTCCATCTGCAGCGCCGAAGAGATGCAGGCTGAGATCGGCTGCCTGCCGGGAGCGGTCTGCCCCTTCCTGCCCCGCGCCGATATTCCGCTGCTGGTGGACCCGCAACTGCTCAGCCACTCCGCCTTCACCTGGACCCCGGGCCACCCCGAGCAGACCTTTCTGCTGGAGACGGCCCATCTGGCTGAGGTGTTGGCGCAGCTCCCCTGCGAAGTCAGCTATCTGCCCGTGACGACGGCGTAA
- the folK gene encoding 2-amino-4-hydroxy-6-hydroxymethyldihydropteridine diphosphokinase, translating into MTTIYISLGSNIERNRHIRAGLDALHAEFGELQVSRVFESEAVGFNGRPFYNLVAAAKTELPLSTVCQRLRAMEFAHGREPDAKKFAPRTLDLDLLLYGDLVCETPLVLPRGEILTNAFVLWPLAELAPTLRHPVDGRTMESLWQAYDKASQQLCPIPFHWEACELQHH; encoded by the coding sequence ATGACCACTATCTATATAAGCCTGGGATCCAATATCGAGCGGAATCGCCATATCCGCGCGGGGCTCGATGCCCTGCACGCCGAGTTTGGCGAGTTGCAGGTCTCCCGGGTATTTGAAAGCGAGGCTGTCGGCTTCAACGGCCGCCCCTTCTACAACCTGGTGGCCGCTGCAAAGACCGAGCTGCCGCTGAGCACCGTCTGCCAGCGGCTACGGGCCATGGAGTTTGCCCACGGTCGCGAGCCAGATGCCAAGAAGTTCGCCCCGCGCACGCTGGATCTCGATCTGCTGCTCTATGGTGATCTGGTCTGCGAGACACCGTTGGTGTTGCCGCGCGGCGAGATCCTCACCAATGCCTTCGTGCTGTGGCCGCTGGCCGAGCTGGCACCCACCTTGCGCCACCCAGTCGATGGCCGCACCATGGAGTCGTTGTGGCAAGCCTATGACAAGGCCTCCCAGCAGCTGTGCCCCATTCCATTTCACTGGGAAGCGTGCGAATTGCAGCATCACTGA
- the folB gene encoding dihydroneopterin aldolase yields the protein MDKVFIRGLEVLTTIGVYEWEKGIRQKLCFDLEMGFDNRPAAATDDINLALDYADLSNKICEHVSGKVVELVETMAEQVAMLVLADERVQWVKVTLTKPGAVPNAAGVGVEILRHRTPAASSN from the coding sequence ATGGACAAGGTGTTTATTCGCGGACTCGAAGTTTTGACCACTATCGGTGTATATGAGTGGGAGAAGGGCATTCGCCAGAAACTCTGTTTCGACCTCGAGATGGGGTTCGACAACCGTCCCGCCGCCGCAACCGACGATATCAATCTGGCACTGGATTATGCCGATCTCTCCAACAAGATTTGCGAGCATGTCAGCGGCAAGGTGGTCGAACTGGTCGAAACCATGGCCGAACAGGTTGCCATGCTGGTGTTGGCCGATGAGCGGGTACAGTGGGTCAAGGTTACCCTGACCAAACCGGGCGCCGTGCCAAATGCCGCCGGCGTCGGCGTCGAGATCTTGCGCCATCGCACGCCAGCCGCGAGCAGCAACTGA
- the plsY gene encoding glycerol-3-phosphate 1-O-acyltransferase PlsY yields the protein MTALTILMIILAYLGGSLSSAVLVSRITGLPDPRDHGSHNPGATNVLRLGGRMAALVVLLLDVLKGTAPVYLAWYLQIKPVYLGFIGVAACLGHMYPLFFHFRGGKGVATALGTMLPIGFTMGGAVIGTWLLVLLVSGYSSLASIITVLLTPLFTYLLKPEYTLPVSLLSCLILIRHHENISRLLKGEEPRVWGRKRAASAKEVAEIANVAQKRDERDKK from the coding sequence ATGACGGCCCTGACGATTTTGATGATTATTCTGGCCTACCTGGGTGGTTCTCTATCCAGTGCCGTGCTGGTTTCTCGGATCACGGGTCTGCCGGATCCCCGTGACCATGGCTCGCACAACCCGGGGGCCACCAATGTACTGCGCCTCGGCGGGCGCATGGCGGCGCTGGTGGTACTGCTGCTCGATGTGCTCAAGGGGACAGCTCCCGTCTATCTCGCCTGGTATCTGCAGATCAAACCCGTCTACCTTGGCTTTATCGGGGTTGCCGCTTGTCTTGGCCACATGTATCCCCTCTTCTTTCATTTTCGTGGCGGCAAAGGGGTGGCTACGGCGCTCGGTACCATGCTGCCCATCGGCTTTACCATGGGAGGAGCGGTGATCGGTACCTGGCTGCTGGTGCTACTGGTGAGCGGCTACTCTTCGCTGGCCTCCATTATTACTGTGCTGCTGACGCCGCTCTTTACCTATCTACTCAAACCCGAATATACCCTGCCAGTCTCCCTGCTCTCCTGCCTCATTCTGATCCGCCATCACGAGAACATCTCCCGCCTGCTTAAGGGGGAAGAACCCAGAGTCTGGGGGCGAAAACGTGCTGCCAGTGCCAAGGAAGTGGCAGAAATAGCTAATGTTGCGCAAAAAAGAGACGAACGAGACAAAAAGTGA
- a CDS encoding nucleoside recognition domain-containing protein: MENQVVIESKGRLATIREWLEPVLVLLILGSLFGYLGSQMGLSAMVNTLFNTAHQLLLNTVLFIMGITVLSGALSQLLSEFGVIRLLEVLLAPLMKPVFRLPGRTALAALMTFFSDNPAVISLAKDSRFRKGFTPWQLVSLTNFGTAFGMGLIVVTFMATLQLPGGESTASAALIGLLGALVGSVVSTRLMQRMIRPLVGEVLDDEPTDAKGHKVGVSKEVAPGWLRILNSLLDGGKSGVELGMAVIPGVLIISTFVMLLTFGPGEKGYTGEAFQGVALLPVLAAKVSWLFDLLFGFQQPELVAFPATSLGAVGAAMSLVPPFIAKGWITGNEVAVFTAMGMCWSGFLSTHTAMLDALGYRHLTSRAIVAHTVGGLCAGVAAHQLYMLLG, translated from the coding sequence ATGGAAAATCAAGTAGTTATAGAGTCAAAGGGGCGACTGGCCACCATCCGCGAGTGGCTTGAGCCCGTGCTGGTGCTGCTGATCCTCGGCAGCCTGTTTGGCTATCTCGGCAGCCAGATGGGCCTCTCCGCCATGGTCAACACCCTGTTCAATACCGCCCACCAGCTGCTACTCAATACCGTGCTCTTCATCATGGGGATCACCGTACTTTCCGGTGCCCTCAGCCAGCTGCTGAGCGAATTCGGGGTGATCCGCCTGCTGGAGGTGCTGCTGGCACCCCTGATGAAGCCGGTGTTCCGCTTGCCGGGGCGCACCGCGCTGGCGGCGCTGATGACCTTCTTCTCCGATAACCCGGCGGTGATCAGCCTCGCCAAGGACAGCCGCTTTCGCAAGGGCTTCACCCCCTGGCAACTGGTGTCTCTGACCAACTTCGGTACCGCCTTCGGTATGGGCCTGATCGTGGTGACCTTTATGGCCACCCTGCAGCTACCGGGCGGGGAGTCCACCGCCAGCGCGGCGCTGATCGGGCTGCTCGGCGCTCTGGTTGGCTCGGTGGTATCTACCCGACTGATGCAGCGGATGATCCGCCCGCTGGTGGGTGAGGTGCTGGATGATGAGCCGACTGATGCCAAGGGGCACAAGGTCGGGGTCAGCAAAGAGGTGGCGCCGGGCTGGTTGCGGATCCTCAACTCGTTGCTCGATGGCGGCAAATCCGGTGTGGAGCTGGGAATGGCGGTGATCCCGGGGGTGCTCATCATCAGCACCTTCGTCATGCTGCTCACCTTCGGTCCGGGGGAGAAGGGCTATACCGGCGAAGCATTTCAGGGGGTTGCCCTGCTGCCGGTGCTGGCTGCCAAGGTAAGCTGGCTGTTTGACCTGCTGTTTGGCTTCCAGCAGCCGGAGCTGGTCGCTTTCCCGGCTACCTCGCTCGGTGCGGTCGGTGCCGCCATGTCGCTGGTGCCCCCCTTTATTGCCAAGGGGTGGATCACCGGCAACGAGGTCGCGGTGTTTACCGCCATGGGGATGTGCTGGAGCGGCTTTTTGAGCACCCACACCGCCATGCTCGATGCCCTCGGCTATCGTCACCTCACCTCCCGCGCCATCGTCGCCCATACGGTCGGCGGCCTGTGCGCCGGGGTGGCTGCGCACCAGCTTTATATGCTGCTGGGCTGA
- a CDS encoding B3/4 domain-containing protein, giving the protein MSLITPYISPEVSQLAPSFRALSITVQAAAVVDPNVGARALDEACTAMLTADVPWAEAHLAAWGDLFRKFGAKPQRTPCSAEALRKRVARDGNLPAIDPVVDLYNAISIRYAIPVGGENLLAYEGLPRLVVADGSERFDTMKGGEPTHEPVEPGEVVWRDDKGVTCRRWNWRQGVRTRLSVDSGQMWFILESLPEMPLAALHEAGETLVARLREMMPEAVIAQCLIGHNE; this is encoded by the coding sequence ATGTCCCTGATCACCCCCTATATCTCCCCCGAAGTCAGCCAGTTGGCTCCTAGCTTTCGCGCTCTGAGCATCACGGTGCAGGCCGCAGCCGTGGTTGACCCGAACGTGGGGGCACGCGCCCTTGATGAAGCCTGCACCGCCATGCTGACTGCCGATGTGCCGTGGGCAGAGGCGCATCTCGCCGCCTGGGGCGATCTATTCAGAAAGTTCGGCGCCAAGCCGCAGCGGACTCCCTGTTCCGCCGAAGCTCTGAGAAAACGGGTCGCCCGCGATGGCAACCTGCCCGCCATCGATCCCGTGGTCGATCTCTACAACGCCATCAGTATCCGTTACGCCATTCCGGTGGGGGGCGAAAACCTGCTTGCCTATGAGGGACTGCCGCGACTGGTGGTGGCCGATGGCAGCGAGCGGTTCGATACCATGAAGGGGGGCGAGCCGACCCACGAACCAGTGGAGCCCGGCGAGGTCGTCTGGCGGGATGACAAGGGGGTCACCTGTCGGCGCTGGAACTGGCGGCAGGGTGTACGCACCCGATTAAGTGTCGATTCGGGCCAGATGTGGTTCATTCTGGAGAGCCTGCCCGAGATGCCGCTGGCTGCGCTGCATGAGGCGGGGGAAACACTGGTCGCTAGGCTGCGGGAGATGATGCCGGAGGCGGTGATCGCGCAGTGCCTGATCGGCCATAACGAATAG
- a CDS encoding FMN-binding negative transcriptional regulator, with product MYLPPYFATDDPEALHKLMQAHPLGALITHGERGLDANHLPFELDTESGKHGVLRAHVARNNPLWQEARDGDEVLVIFKAADAYISPNWYPSKKAHHQQVPTWNYSVVHAHGRIQIRDDARFVRRLLANLTRHHEAGEPTPWKMADAPRDYLEAKVAAVVGIEIEITGLVGKFKLSQNKEAADRQEAAHALYARGQVEVASDMENPPSPPS from the coding sequence ATGTATCTACCACCTTATTTCGCCACCGATGACCCCGAAGCTCTGCATAAACTGATGCAGGCACATCCGCTAGGAGCGCTGATCACCCACGGTGAGCGGGGGCTGGATGCGAACCATCTTCCGTTCGAACTGGACACGGAGAGTGGGAAGCATGGCGTCCTACGTGCCCATGTAGCCCGCAACAATCCGCTCTGGCAAGAGGCCAGGGATGGGGACGAAGTCCTGGTGATCTTCAAGGCTGCAGATGCCTATATCTCCCCTAACTGGTATCCAAGCAAGAAAGCGCATCACCAGCAGGTACCGACCTGGAACTACAGCGTTGTGCATGCTCACGGTCGCATCCAGATTCGCGACGATGCCCGCTTCGTACGCCGCCTGCTGGCAAATCTGACTCGTCATCATGAGGCCGGAGAACCGACCCCATGGAAAATGGCAGATGCCCCCCGAGACTATCTCGAGGCCAAAGTGGCTGCTGTGGTGGGAATCGAAATCGAGATAACTGGGCTAGTCGGCAAGTTCAAACTCAGTCAGAACAAGGAGGCAGCGGATCGCCAAGAGGCAGCTCACGCTTTGTACGCAAGAGGGCAGGTAGAAGTAGCCAGCGACATGGAAAACCCGCCATCACCTCCCTCATAA